The nucleotide sequence CTGCTATGGCCAGCAACTGCAGCTTATCGTCCGTCATGGCGACACTGGATGCTTTGGCCGCATCAATCAGTGCTCTGGCCGTCAGATAACCGGCATCTTCTGCACGGGGCTCCAGGCTGCCCAGCCAGTACTTGTACTTCTCTCTGGGGCTACCAAGTGAGCTGCGCGCAGCATCATGCAAGCCACTGAAGGCCATGAAGTTGTCGATCTGTGCGGCTTCCAGCGTTCGCAGCACTTCGGGCGCAATTCCGCTTTCGTTGGCAAACACCACAAAGCGCGGCCGGGCGCTCTTCGGGCGCGCAGCCACTTCACGCGCGATGGTGATCGCCTGCAGCGGGTTTCTCTCTGCATAGCGAACCTCCAGCTGCATTTTCAGGCTGCCCGCCGCCACTTCCATGGCTTCGGCAGCTGTTCGCCAATAGGTCTCGTTGCTGCGGCCTGGATTGATAAACACCACGCTTTGCGCCCGGCAGCACTGAGGCAGCAAAATAGCCAGCGCCAACAGCAAAGCTGCCCATCCTTGCTGGATAAGGCCACGCGCGCTGCGATTGATGGCAGACGCTGCTGATGAAGAAAGCCATGCGTTGAAAATGTGCTCCCGTTTTAGATGCTGCTTTTATTATCGATAACCAGTTATCTGTCACCACCTGTAAATATCAAGCGATATTAACAAAACACCCCGACGCGTCGGGGTGTTTACTGATTATGAGGGGCAGATGCCTGCCCCTTGTCGCAGTCGTTTACAGTCGCTCGGCAACCCAGGCCTGCACAGAGGCCAGTGCTGCTGGCACGCCAGCAGCATCCGTGCCACCGGCCATGGCCATATCGGGCTTGCCGCCGCCCTTGCCGCCCACTTGCTGGGCCACAAAGTTCACCAGCTCACCAGCCTTGACCTTGGCGGTTTCGGCCTTGGTCACGCCCGCAGCCAGTTGTACCTTGTCGCCGTCCACAGCGGCCAGCACGATCACGGCCGCGCCCAGCTTGTCCTTGAGCTTGTCCATGGTGTCGCGCAGGGTCTTGGCATCAGCGCCTTCCAGCTTGGCTGCCAGCACCTTCACGCCCTTGACGTCGGCAGCGGTGGTCGCCAGCTCGTCGCCTTGGCTGGAGGCCAGCTTGCCCTTCAGAGCAGCGATTTCCTTTTCCAGCGCCTTGATCTGGTCCAGCGCACCGCCAATGCGGTTGTTCAGCTCTGCTGTGGGGGCCTTGAAGGCTGCAGCAGCTTCGCCCACGGTGGATTCCAGCGACTGCAGATAGGCCAGCGCGTTCTCGCCAGTGATAGCTTCAATACGGCGCACGCCAGCGGCCACGCCGGATTCACCCACCACCTTGAACAGGCCAATGTCACCCGTGCGGTGCACGTGGGTGCCGCCGCACAGCTCGCGGCTGGTGCCGATGTCCAGCACGCGCACAGTTTCACCGTATTTTTCGCCGAACAGCATCATGGCGCCGGTCTTCTGGGCGCTTTCGATGTCCATCACGCGGGCGTCGGTGGCGGTGTTGGCCAGCACTTCGGCGTTGACGCGGGCTTCGATCTCGCGGATCTGCTCTGCAGTGACAGGTGCGTTGTGCGCAAAGTCAAAACGGGTGCGCTCGGCGTTCACCAGCGAGCCCTTTTGCTGCACGTGGGCGCCCAGCACTTCGCGCAGCGCCTTGTGCATGATGTGGGTGACCGAGTGGTTGCGCATGGTGGCAGCGCGCACAGCAGTGTCCACCTGTGCTTCAACGGCATCGCCTACCTTCAGGCTGCCGGATTCCAGCTGGCCGTGGTGACCGAAAACGTCTGCCTTGATCTTGAGCGTGTCTTCCACCACAAAGCGGTTGCTGCCTGCGGCGATCACGCCCTGGTCGCCCACCTGGCCACCGGATTCGGCGTAGAAAGGCGTGACATCCAGCACCACTACGCCGTTTTGACCGGCTTTTAGCTCGGAAGTCGAGACGCCGTCCACATAGATTGCTACGATTTTTGCAGTCTCGCTCAGCTTTTCGTAGCCCACGAAAGTGTTGCCAGCGCCCGTGTATTCCAGTGCGCGGTCCATCTTGAACTTGCCAGCAGCGCGGGCGGTTTCCTTCTGGTGCTGCATGGCGGCGTTGAAACCTGCTTCATCCACCGTCACGCCACGCTCACGCGCTACGTCGTTGGACAGGTCCAGCGGGAAGCCGTAGGTGTCGTGCAGCTTGAAGGCCACATCGCCGGGCAGAACCTTGACGTCATTGGCCAGGGCGCTGTCCAGAATTTCCATGCCGTGGGCCAGGGTCTCGAAAAAGCGCTCTTCCTCGGCCTTGAGCACGCTGGTGATATGCGCTTCCTGCTCCTTGAGCTTGGGGTAGGCATCGCCCATCTGCACCACCAGATCAGCCACCAGCTTGTGGAAGAAGGGAGTCTTCTGGCCCAGCTTGTAGCCGTGGCGGATGGCGCGGCGGATGATGCGGCGCTGCACGTAGCCACGGCCTTCGTTGGAAGGAATCACGCCGTCCGACACCAGGAAGGATGTGGCACGAATGTGGTCCGCAATCACCTTCAGCGAAGGCGTGTTCAGGTCAGCCGTATGGGTTTCGCGGCCAGCAGCCTTGATCAGCGCCTGGAACAGGTCGATCTCGTAGTTGCTGTGCACATGCTGCAGGATGGCGGCCAGGCGCTCCAGGCCCATGCCGGTATCCACGCAAGGTGCAGGCAGCTTCACCACGGAGCCGTCTTCCTTCATGTCGAACTGCATGAACACGTGGTTCCAGATCTCGATGAAGCGGTCACCGTCTTCATCCGGCGAGCCGGGAGGGCCACCAGCAATGTGTTCGCCGTGGTCGTAGAAAATTTCCGAGCAAGGGCCACAGGGGCCGGTGTCGGCCATCATCCAGAAGTTGTCGCTCTTGTACTTGCCGCCCTTGTTGTCGCCAATGCGGATGATGCGCTCGGCAGGCAGGCCGATGACGTTCTTCCAGATGTCATAGGCTTCGTCGTCTTCGTGATAGACGGTAGCCAGCAGCTTTTCAGCGGGCAGGCCGAAAACCTTGGTCAGCAGCTCCCAGCCCCATTCGATCGACTCCTTCTTGAAGTAATCGCCGAAAGACCAGTTGCCCAGCATTTCAAAGAAGGTGTGGTGGCGCGCGGTGTAACCCACGTTTTCCAGGTCGTTGTGCTTGCCGCCCGCACGCAGGCAGGCCTGCACCGATGTGGCGCGGTTGTAGGGGCGCTTGTCCGTGCCCAGGAACACGTCCTTGAACTGCACCATGCCGGAGTTGGTGAACATCAGCGTGGGGTCGTTGCCGGGAACCAGCGAACTGGATGCGACGACGGTGTGGCCCTTGGAAGCGTAAAAATCCAGGAACGTCTTGCGGATGCCCGCAACGGAAAAAGTGGGTGTACTCATGGTGTTTGATATGAAGACGCCTGCGCGACGCCTGCGATCATTACGGCCAGGCCCGGCTTTGCAGTAAAAACGGGCACCAAGGCAAATCAGTCAAACATTATAGGTTTGCGACCACAGGCCCGCGCGGCGCTGTGGCGTTGATGCCGATCATGCATTTTCATGAGCTTCATTAACTTCGCCTTCATTCGCATCCGGATAATGGCTGCCTGTTATGAAGCCCACACCCTCTTTAGAAGACAGCAGCGCTGCTGTCGCCCCCAAGAAAAGCCGCATTGCCGCATGGCTGATAGCCCTGCCCGTGCTTATCTTTGCCGCACTGATGCTGATCGGCAAGTTCATGGATGACCCGCAGCGCGAACAGCGCTGGGTGGAAAGCGAAACCATCAAAATCTGCTGGAAACAGATTGCCAAGCCCGAGGCCGAGCGCAAAACCCAAGAATTTCACTCGCAGGAAGACTGCGACCGGCTGGAGCTGGCCTTCAAGCAGAAGTACAACGAAAACCCCTGAGCCGCACGCGATGGAGCCAGCCAAGGCAGGCCCTCAGTCTTCCTCTACCTCGCTCTCATCGTCTGCCAGATGGGCAAGCGCCAGCATGCGGTCAAACGTTGCGACCAGCGTGGCGCGGCGCTCACGCTTGTAGTCTGGCGAGGGCTCCAGCTCGTCAATGCTGCCATCCCAGGCCTGCAGAAAAATCTGCTTCCACTGGGCCAGCATTTGCACATCGGGCCAACGGGGCGGCATGCCTTTTTCGGCCATGGCGCACAGCAGCTCAATACGGCAGGGCACCAGGTCGGCGTCCAGCTCGTCGGCTTCCAGCAGCTCTGGCGACTCCATCACCTCGGCAATTTCATCGAGCAATTGCCCCGTGATGTCGTCGAGCCAGTCCAGCGCCGTGTCGTTGTCGAAGTTACCGTGTGCCCAAACTCCCATGGCATGCCTCCTTGAAATTGCTGTCCGCCAACATAGCGGACTTTGACGTCAATTCCGTGACAAAGCCGTGTCCGGGCACACGCAGGTGCCCCGGCGCTCAGCGATTGCGGCTTTTCAGTGCCCGTTCAACCTCACGCTTGCCTTCACGGTCCTTGATGACATCGCGCTTGTCATGCTCAGCCTTGCCCTTGGCCAGGGCAATATCGCACTTCACATAGCCATTTTTCCAGTGCAGGTTGATGGGCACCAGGGTGTAGCCTTTTTGCTCGACCTTGCCGACCAGTCGCTTGATCTCGTCCTTTTTCAGCAGCAGCTTCTTGATGCGCGCCGAATCGGGGCTGACGTGGGTGGAGGCGGTCTTGAGCGGGTTGATCTGGCAGCCCAGCAGGAACAGCTCGCCATCCTTGATGATGACGTAGCCGTCCGTCAGTTGCACCTTGCCACTGCGCAGCGCCTTGACTTCCCAGCCGTGCAGCACCATGCCGGCCTCGTGACGTTCCTCGAAGAAATAATTGAATGCAGCTTTTTTATTGTCGGCAATGCGCGACGAAGTTTCTGGTTTCTTGGCCATGGAGTATTAGTTGCAGCGCAGACCGGAGATAAAAGCTCTCCCTACAATACAAGGTTGCCGTCTCGCCTCTGAGTGGCGATTTTAGTTATGCATGACGGTCAGTGAAAGTTTGGCCTTTGCCAAGATCCCATTGTCGCGCCATGCGGATTGCTCTTTGTCCATGAAAAACGTCAACAAGTCCGTCCTGATCTGGTATAGCCCCGAAGAAATGTTTGCCCTCGTGACGGACGTGGCCCACTATGCCGACTTTCTGCCCTGGTGCGATCATGCCAAGGTGCTGGAGCAGGACGAAACCAGCATGACTGCCGAAGTCGGCATCGCTTTTAGCGGATTGCGCAAATCTTTTGTCACGCGCAATACCAACAGCACCATGGACAACGGTGGCAAGCAAGTCAGCATGCGCCTGGTCAAGGGCCCATTCTCGCGCCTGGAAGGCCACTGGCGCTTTCACCCCGTGGGCGACGGCAAGCAGCGCGCCTGCAAGGTAGAGCTGCAACTGGACTACGGCTTTGAAAGCGGCGCGGTCGGCGCCATCATCGGCCCCGTTTTTGACCGCATTGCAGGCTCCATGGTGGATGCCTTCATCAAGCGCGCCGAGCAGATCTATGGCTGAGCTGACGCTGAGCTTGTGCATCTCGCCCGCTGCTGGCGTGGTTCATGAGGCATCGCTGACACTGCCCTCTGGCAGCACCATCGCGCAGGCCCTGGCTGCGGCAGCCGCTGAACACCCCGACCTAGCAGAGACCCTCCGTAAGGCTACCCCCGACATGATGGGCGTCTGGGGCAAAACCGCACAGCCCGGGCAGGTGCTGGAGAACGGAGACCGGCTTGAAATCTACCGCCCCCTGACCGTGGACCCCAAAATCTCCAGACGCGAGCGCTTTGCCCGCCAGGGTGCTCGCAGCACCGGCCTTTTCAAGCGCCAGCGGCCTGGAGCCAAGGCAGGATATTAGGCAGCAGCTCTCAAAAAAGAAGCACCTCAGGGTGCTTCTCTGCTTTCCAGACTGCCTGAGGCTTACTGCGCCGGCTCCTGCATGGGCCCGCAATCCGAAGCGATCACCGAGTCAGCACGCTTGACTTCTGCCTCTCGTGTTGCCTCGTCCATAAAGCCCCGCTCTCCCTTGGCATTGACGCTGGAGAGCATGCGCCCCGATGCCAGCGTTGTCTTGGCCTGCTTGGCGCGGTTGCAATTTTCCTGGCGCTGCTGTTCGCGGCGGGCCTTGTCTGCCTGCGCTTTTTCGGCCTCCTGCGCTTCCTGCTTGCGCTTTTGTTCCTGCAGGCCTTTATCGACGCCCTGCTCTGCGGATGCCTTCACCGGTGCAGCAACCGGCGCAGGTGCTGCGTCTGGCACTGCTGTCGCACCTTTGCCAGAGCCCGAGCCACCCGGCTGCCTGAGAATATTTTTGTTGGGAATATCCGGCGGCGGCGCACGGTCGCTGAAAACCTTGTGCCCCTGTCCATCAATCCACTGCCACTGCGCCATGGCGGGGATAGAGCAACAGGCAATAGCTGCAATCAGGGCGTACTTGATGGTGTTCATAGGATTCAAGAGTCAGTTTCAGACCGTGGGGGTTCTGGGATGCAAGCCCACATTGTGGTCCAAGTCACAGGTACAATCCTTCTTTTGGAGCCTTCACAATGCGCCTTCTCGGAAAAGCACTGACCTTTGACGACGTTCTGCTCGTTCCCGCCTACTCCGAAGTCCTGCCCAAGGACGTTTCCCTCGCCACCCAATTCACCCGCAATATTCGCCTGAATCTGCCTCTGGTGTCCGCTGCCATGGACACGGTGACAGAAGCTCGCCTGGCCATCGCCATTGCACAAGAAGGCGGTATCGGCGTGATCCACAAGAACATGACAGCCGAGCAACAAGCGGCTGAAGTGTCCAAGGTCAAGCGCCACGAATCCGGTGTGGTGCACGACCCCGTGGTCATCACCCCCGAGCACACCGTGCTGCAAGTGCTGCAGCTGTCGGAAGAGCGCGGCATTTCGGGCTTTCCCGTGTGCGACGGCGGCAAGGTGGTCGGCATTGTGACCAGCCGCGATCTGCGCTTTGAAACGCGCTACGACGTCAAGGTCAGCCAGATCATGACGCCCCGCGAAAAGCTGATTACCGTCAATGAAAAAGACGGCACCAGCCCTGCGGAAGCCAAGGCGCTGCTGAATAAGCACAAGCTCGAACGAATCTTGGTCGTGAACGATGCCTTTGAACTCAAGGGCCTGATTACCGTCAAGGACATCAACAAGCAAACAACGTTCCCCAATGCTGCTCGCGACTCCGCTGGCCGTCTGCGCGTAGCCGCTGCCGTGGGCGTGGGTGCAGGCACCGAGGAACGCGTGGAGCTGCTGGTCAAGGCCGGTGTGGACGCTCTGGTAGTGGACACTGCCCACGGCCACAGCCGCGGCGTGATCGAGCGCGTGCGCTGGGTCAAGCAAAACTACCCTCAAGTGGAGGTCATCGGCGGCAATATCGCCACCGGCGCTGCCGCTCTGGCACTGGTTGAAGCTGGCGCTGATGCTGTCAAGGTCGGCATCGGCCCTGGCTCCATCTGCACCACCCGTATCGTGGCCGGTGTGGGTGTGCCCCAGATCATGGCGATTGACAGCGTGGCCCAGGCCCTGAAGGGCACTGGCGTGCCTCTGATCGCTGACGGCGGCATCCGCTTCTCTGGCGACATCGCCAAGGCTCTGGCCGCTGGCGCATCCACCATCATGATGGGCGGCATGTTTGCGGGCACCGAAGAAGCTCCCGGCGAAGTGATCCTGTACCAGGGCCGCTCGTACAAGAGCTACCGCGGCATGGGCTCCATCGGTGCCATGCAGCAAGGCTCGGCCGACCGTTACTTCCAGGAATCCTCCACCGGCAACCCTAATGCCGACAAGCTGGTTCCCGAAGGCATTGAAGGCCGCGTGCCCTACAAGGGCTCCATGGTTTCCATCGTCTACCAAATGGCTGGCGGCGTGCGTGCCTCCATGGGCTACTGCGGTTGCGCCACGATCAGCGAGATGAACGAGAAGGCCGAGTTTGTGGAAATCACCGCAGCCGGTATCCGTGAGTCTCACGTGCACGACGTGCAGATCACCAAGGAAGCGCCCAACTACCGCGCTGACTGATTGATCGACTGACCGGTCACAAGCAGGGTGGGCGCAATGTCTGCCCTGCTTTTTCTTTTTTCAGGAGCCCCCATGAAACTGGCTGAAGCCCTGCTGCTCAGAGCCGATCTGAAGAAAAAGCTGCTTTCTCTGCGCGAGCGCATTGGCCGCAACGCCATGGTTCAAGAGGGTGAAGCGCCCAAGGAAAAAGTGGAAGACCTGCTGGCCGAAGCCACTTCTGCATTGCAAGAACAGCAAGCGCTGGTGCGCCGTATCAACGCCGCCAACGAAACCGCAAAACTGAGCGATGGCCGCCTGCTGGCCGATGTACTGGCCCAACGCGAAACACTGGTGGCCCAGCATTCTTTGCTGACCAGCACCATCGCCGCCACGCACAAGGATGTGGACCGCTACAGCCAACGTGAAATCAAATGGGTGCCGCAAATTCAGGTATCCAGCCTGCAGAAACAGGCCGATGACCTGTTACGAAAGATTCGTGAGGTGAATGTGACCATTCAGGCTGCCAACTGGCAGATCGATATCTAAGCGACATCCAGGTTTTTCGAGCGCTGCGGGCGAGTGCAAAGACCCCAATGAGCAACGGGGGGTTGAAAACATACTGGGGCTTACTTGGCAGCGCGGCGGGCAGCGCACCGTGTCACAACACACTGACAACGTAGCCCTTCACCCTGAACCACGTACCTTTGAAAACGCACACCGCACTACCTTGCACTGACGCAGCGCTCCCCCTCTTCTCTTCTTCCATACCCATAGACTTCTGACCAGATTTAAAATTTCTAGTCAGAATGATAAAATCCGGTCCGAACTTAAACATTCAGACGGATTGCCCCACACCCCATGCACAGCGTCGGTATCTACGAAGCCAAAAGCCGCTTTTCTGCCCTGGTCGAACTGGTCGAGCAGGGCGAGGAAGTGCGCATCACGCGCCACGGCAAGGAAGTCGTGCGCATGCTGCCGGTGCGCCGCAAGCCTGTGATCACCGACGAGCAGATTGCTCGCGAGTTGGAGCAAATTCAGGCGCTGCAGCAGACAGTGCGCGCTCAAGCACCTACGGATTCCGTAGCAAGCCTGCGCCAGAATGGACGCAGCCAAGCATGACGGCCACTGCTTTTACCGCTTTTGTGCTCGACGCCTCCGTCACGGCCGCCTGGCTGTTGCCCGACGACGCCAGCGAGCACACCCAGCGCCTCTATACCCGCATCCGCCGTGATGAGGTCGACCCCCATGCCCCCAACCTCTGGCAGTGGGAATGCGGCAACCTCATTGCCTCGGGCGTGAATCATGGGCGCATTCCGCACACCAGTGTGGAAGGCCTGTGGGGCGTGCTCGAAGCCATTCGCCACCGTGTGGAACTGCACGATCTGGCGCCCGCACAGCACAAAGCCGTGCTGGATGTGGCGCTGGACACGGGCCTGCCCACCTACGACGCCGCATATCTGTGGCTGGCGCAGTCGCTGCGCTTGCCACTGGCCACATTCGATGCTGCCCAGATCGCCGCCGCCCGCAAAAGCGGCGTCAAGCTCTTGGCACCCGAAGATTTCTAACCCCTGTTTCCTCATCTTCTTTTCTCCACCTTCTAGCCCTTGAAGACCATGCAACACGACAAGATCCTCATTCTGGACTTTGGCTCCCAGGTCACGCAGCTGATCGCCCGCCGCGTGCGCGAAGCCCATGTTTACTGCGAAGTCCACCCCTGCGATGTGAGCAGCGACTGGGTGCGCGAGTTCGCCGCCGACGGCAAGCTCAAGGGCGTGATCCTGTCCGGCAGCCACGCATCCGTCTACGAAGTGGACGACCGCGCCCCTGACGCCGTGTTCGAGCTGAACGTGCCCGTGCTGGGCATCTGCTACGGCATGCAGACCATGGCCACCCAGCTGGGCGGCAAGGTCGAAGGCAGCAACAGCCGCGAATTCGGCTACGCCGAAGTGCGCGCCCATGGCCACACCGAACTGCTCAAGGGCATCGAAGACTTCGTCACGCCCGAAGGCCACGGCATGCTCAAGGTCTGGATGAGCCACGGCGACAAGGTCACCGAGCTGCCCCCAGGCTTCAAGGTCATGGCCTCCACGCCTTCCTGCCCCATCGCCGGCATGGCTGACGAAGCACGCCGCTACTACGCCGTGCAGTTCCACCCCGAAGTCACGCACACCGTACAAGGCCAGGCACTGCTCAACCGCTTTGTGCTGGACATCTGCGGCACGCAAGCCGACTGGATCATGGGCGACTACATCGAAGAAGCCGTGGCCAAGATCCGCGAGCAAGTGGGCGATGAAGAAGTGATTCTGGGCCTGTCCGGCGGCGTGGATTCGTCCGTGGCTGCGGCCCTGATCCACCGCGCCATCGGCGACCAGCTGACCTGCGTGTTCGTCGATCACGGCCTGCTGCGCCTGAACGAAGGCGATATGGTCATGGAGATGTTCGAAGGCAAACTCAACGCCAAGGTCATCCGCGTGGACGCCTCCGATCTGTTCCTAGGCAAGCTGGCCGGCGTGTCCGAACCTGAGGCCAAGCGCAAGATCATCGGCGGCCTGTTCGTCGATGTGTTCAAGTCCGAAGCCTCCAAGCTCAAGGCAGCCAACGCTGGCAGCAAGGGCGCGACCTTCTTGGCCCAAGGCACGATTTACCCCGACGTGATCGAGTCCGGCGGCGCCAAGAGCAAGAAGGCCGTCACCATCAAGAGCCACCACAATGTAGGCGGCTTGCCTGAGCAACTGGGCCTGAAGCTGCTAGAGCCGCTGCGCGACCTGTTCAAGGACGAAGTGCGCGAACTGGGTGTGGCCCTGGGCCTGCCCCGCGGCATGGTGTACCGCCATCCCTTCCCCGGCCCCGGCCTGGGCGTGCGCATTCTGGGTGAAGTGAAGAAGGAATACGCCGACCTGCTGCGCCGCGCCGACGCCATCTTCATCGAAGAGCTGAACAACTGGATCGATGAAGCCACCGGCAAGAGCTGGTACGACCTGACCAGCCAGGCTTTTACCGTCTTCCTGCCCGTCAAGAGCGTGGGCGTGATGGGCGACGGCCGCACCTACGACTACGTCGTAGCCCTACGCGCCGTGATCACCAGCGACTTCATGACTGCCGAGTGGGCCGAGCTGCCTTATGGCCTGTTGAAGAAGGTCTCCAGCCGCATCATCAACGAAGTGCGCGGCATCAACCGCGTGACCTATGACGTGAGCACCAAGCCACCAGCAACCATCGAGTGGGAATAATTTAAAGTTTCCAGCAACGTATGGCAACGTTCTGGAAGCTATTGATTCTATTGAAAGAATCGTGGGTTGTCCGTCCAAGGACAACCCACAGCATGCCACACAAGCCGCAAATTCATGCGGTACACCTGACGGTAAAGCTGTAACATTTCGGAACGTTGCTTTCCCATACCGACACCCCTAATGACGGTATCAACGAAAGCCCACCCTGAAATGATCACTGACACCGAACTGCGCAGACTGCGCCCTCAAGAAAAAGCCTACAAAGTCACGGATCGCGATGGCATGTATGTCATGGTGACAACCGCTGGCACCAAGTCATTTCGCTATGACTATCGCCTCAATGGCAGGCGCGAAACCCTCACCATTGGCAAGTACGACAACACTGCGGGCGCTAAACACCCAAGAAACCCAGAGCAACTTGAATTTGGCATGACGGTATCGTTGGCTGAAGCTAGGTCGCTACTGACGGTAGCGCGACGGTATGTTGAACGTGGACAGTCGCCAGCGAAAACTAAGGCGGTTACAAAGCTAGAAGCCGCAAATGCTTTGACTTTTGGATCATGGGCTGAACGCTATTTCGAGGACAAAGCAGACCCGGAAAACGGCGCGAGACTTGCGGATTCAACGCTCGCAATGCGACGTTCTGTCTACAACCGCTACTTAGCGAGTACGTTCGGCAAGCTGAAGCTCGATGAGATCACTCCTGCGCTGTTGATGCAGTTGTGTGAAAAGATCAAAAAAAATGGCGCACCTGCCCCAGCAGTTCAAGTGCGAGAGATTGTTTTGCTTGTTTATAGATATGCATTATCTAAAGACAAAAATCTTCAATTAAAGAATCCTGCAATCGAAATCAGGCCAAGCGATATAGCAAGCTTTAAACCTCGTGACCGTGCTTTAACCCCCAGTGAGATAAAGATATTTTTTGCAAGCCTCGAGAAAATTGGAACCACGCCAACACTGCGTCTAGCAATTAAGTTTCTTCTTTTGACGATGGTAAGAAAGGGAGAGTTCTTAAATGCCACTTGGGATGAGGTGGATTTTGAGAATGCAACCTGGATAATTCCCAAGGAAAGAATGAAAGCATCGAGGGCACATATAGTTTACTTGAGTAATCAAACCTTGGATATTTTGGTTAGCTTTAAAGCTTGCTTCTCTGCTTCAAAATATTTGCACCCAGGTAGATATGACTCTAACAACCCACTGAGCAATGCCACTTTAAATAGAGTCATTGATGCCGCTGTGAAGAAGGCAAAAGATGATGGCTTTGATTTGGAAAGCTTTACCGTTCATGATTTACGAAGAACGGCCTCATCGCTGCTAAATGAATACGGCTTCAATAGAGACTGGATTGAGAAGTGTTTGGCTCATGAGGAAAATAGTGTGCGTAGCATCTACAACAAAGCAGAATACTCATTTCAACGAAAGGTTATGCTGCAAGCATGGGCGGACATGGTCAATTGCTTTATTGATTCACGTGATCCATGGCTGGTTGTAAAAAACGCAAAACTAAATTTATTGAATATTGTTGAATCAATTTAAAAGCTGATTATTATATATTATGCAAAATGATTTTTCCAACTACGACTCCTCTATTGATGGAATTGAAAATCAAGTGACTGCTGATGCTGATGCTGATGCTGATGCTGATGCTGATGCTGATGCTGATGCTGATGCTG is from Comamonas fluminis and encodes:
- a CDS encoding tyrosine-type recombinase/integrase; translation: MITDTELRRLRPQEKAYKVTDRDGMYVMVTTAGTKSFRYDYRLNGRRETLTIGKYDNTAGAKHPRNPEQLEFGMTVSLAEARSLLTVARRYVERGQSPAKTKAVTKLEAANALTFGSWAERYFEDKADPENGARLADSTLAMRRSVYNRYLASTFGKLKLDEITPALLMQLCEKIKKNGAPAPAVQVREIVLLVYRYALSKDKNLQLKNPAIEIRPSDIASFKPRDRALTPSEIKIFFASLEKIGTTPTLRLAIKFLLLTMVRKGEFLNATWDEVDFENATWIIPKERMKASRAHIVYLSNQTLDILVSFKACFSASKYLHPGRYDSNNPLSNATLNRVIDAAVKKAKDDGFDLESFTVHDLRRTASSLLNEYGFNRDWIEKCLAHEENSVRSIYNKAEYSFQRKVMLQAWADMVNCFIDSRDPWLVVKNAKLNLLNIVESI
- the guaA gene encoding glutamine-hydrolyzing GMP synthase: MQHDKILILDFGSQVTQLIARRVREAHVYCEVHPCDVSSDWVREFAADGKLKGVILSGSHASVYEVDDRAPDAVFELNVPVLGICYGMQTMATQLGGKVEGSNSREFGYAEVRAHGHTELLKGIEDFVTPEGHGMLKVWMSHGDKVTELPPGFKVMASTPSCPIAGMADEARRYYAVQFHPEVTHTVQGQALLNRFVLDICGTQADWIMGDYIEEAVAKIREQVGDEEVILGLSGGVDSSVAAALIHRAIGDQLTCVFVDHGLLRLNEGDMVMEMFEGKLNAKVIRVDASDLFLGKLAGVSEPEAKRKIIGGLFVDVFKSEASKLKAANAGSKGATFLAQGTIYPDVIESGGAKSKKAVTIKSHHNVGGLPEQLGLKLLEPLRDLFKDEVRELGVALGLPRGMVYRHPFPGPGLGVRILGEVKKEYADLLRRADAIFIEELNNWIDEATGKSWYDLTSQAFTVFLPVKSVGVMGDGRTYDYVVALRAVITSDFMTAEWAELPYGLLKKVSSRIINEVRGINRVTYDVSTKPPATIEWE